A region of Moorena producens PAL-8-15-08-1 DNA encodes the following proteins:
- a CDS encoding pentapeptide repeat-containing protein produces the protein MKAKDVLEKYAAGERDFRRENLRGQSFQGQDLSGADFSEADIRGTNFKNAILRDTRFCKAKAGLQKRWVIVLLLLSWITSGVSGFTSLSGRFLVAHIFTFQGVVEQVFAWIALVVIVVLFTVTLRQSIEKAGTLAIGIAGVGALVLAVAGTVSGAGTGARTGDLAGVAGFVGIVGAGAGAGAAAVVVGFTQALGVACAGAVGGVFAFAFAGAVAFTVAGTVAFAFSGAFAGELAGVITIVLALLGTYLGWRVLTGDLKDAWIRSIAIAFAATGGTSFYKADLTNADFTRATLKSTDLREANLTHTCWQNTIKLDRTRPGKTILADRAVRDLLVSGNGYNKSYVKGNLRGANLRGANLNKANLKLADISEATLEDANLEWANLTEAQAVGTDFTNAYFTGACLEAWNIDSTTRLTDVDCQYVFLLENPNAMGSRERRPHDSNRVFQAGDFEKLYQQVMNTVQILLRNGVNPEAFRQAFQELIGKNPEITGDSIQGIERKGNDILLTLEVPESTDKGKVEREFLAVYEARLQAAKQTALLEAERSHLKDVKEIVRAAFTTNQLSNPTINLTNTVQADNDMSDNSQSFDIDQGQANNPNNNSNLVNNSTIGGGIAGRDNKGDVIHHHAPDKNLAEAAAEIQQLLNQLSQTNSASTEIEKLTVVARAAEEIKNNPTLKAKVVNAIKAGGVEAFKEAIDHPLVNILMATIEGWTEV, from the coding sequence ATGAAAGCTAAAGACGTTCTGGAAAAGTATGCAGCAGGAGAAAGGGATTTCCGCAGGGAAAATCTTAGAGGTCAATCGTTTCAGGGGCAAGACCTTTCAGGGGCGGATTTTAGTGAAGCGGATATTCGAGGCACAAATTTTAAGAATGCTATTTTAAGGGATACTAGGTTTTGTAAAGCGAAGGCGGGATTACAAAAACGGTGGGTAATTGTTCTTCTATTGCTTTCATGGATAACGTCAGGAGTATCTGGATTTACCAGCTTGTCTGGTAGGTTTTTAGTAGCGCATATATTTACCTTTCAAGGTGTGGTAGAGCAAGTTTTCGCCTGGATAGCTTTGGTTGTAATAGTTGTCTTATTTACTGTTACCCTTCGTCAAAGTATCGAAAAAGCCGGAACTTTGGCCATAGGCATTGCCGGAGTCGGAGCTTTGGTTCTAGCCGTTGCTGGAACCGTATCTGGAGCCGGAACCGGTGCCCGTACAGGAGATTTAGCCGGCGTTGCCGGGTTTGTAGGCATAGTCGGAGCCGGAGCCGGAGCTGGTGCTGCTGCCGTAGTCGTGGGATTTACCCAAGCTCTAGGCGTAGCTTGTGCCGGTGCCGTAGGCGGAGTTTTTGCCTTTGCCTTTGCCGGAGCTGTAGCCTTTACCGTTGCCGGAACTGTAGCCTTTGCCTTTTCCGGAGCTTTTGCTGGAGAGTTAGCCGGAGTTATAACTATAGTCCTAGCTTTACTTGGGACTTACCTGGGCTGGCGTGTTCTAACAGGAGACCTCAAAGATGCCTGGATTCGCAGTATTGCTATTGCCTTTGCTGCCACAGGAGGTACTAGTTTTTACAAAGCTGATTTAACCAATGCTGATTTTACGAGAGCTACCCTCAAAAGTACAGATTTAAGAGAAGCTAATCTTACTCATACTTGTTGGCAAAATACTATTAAGCTGGATCGAACTAGACCTGGTAAAACTATCTTAGCTGATAGAGCTGTCAGAGATTTATTGGTTAGTGGTAATGGTTACAATAAGTCTTATGTTAAGGGTAATCTTAGGGGTGCAAACTTAAGAGGGGCTAATCTAAATAAGGCGAATCTAAAACTGGCTGATATTAGCGAAGCCACTTTAGAGGATGCTAATTTAGAATGGGCTAATTTAACGGAAGCTCAAGCAGTTGGTACTGATTTTACTAATGCCTATTTTACGGGAGCTTGTTTAGAAGCGTGGAATATTGATTCAACAACTAGGTTAACTGATGTTGATTGTCAGTATGTGTTTTTACTAGAGAATCCCAATGCGATGGGAAGTCGAGAGCGCCGCCCCCATGACTCTAATCGGGTTTTTCAAGCAGGGGATTTTGAAAAGCTTTATCAGCAGGTTATGAATACGGTGCAGATTCTTCTGCGTAATGGGGTTAATCCAGAAGCATTTCGTCAAGCCTTTCAAGAGTTAATAGGTAAAAATCCTGAAATTACTGGTGATTCGATTCAAGGAATTGAGAGAAAGGGAAATGATATTTTACTTACGTTGGAAGTTCCAGAATCAACTGATAAGGGGAAAGTTGAAAGAGAATTTTTGGCAGTTTATGAAGCTAGGCTGCAAGCAGCGAAACAAACGGCTCTGCTAGAAGCGGAAAGAAGTCATCTCAAGGATGTTAAGGAAATTGTTAGAGCTGCTTTTACTACTAATCAGTTATCTAATCCTACAATAAATCTTACAAATACAGTTCAAGCGGATAATGATATGTCAGATAATTCACAGAGTTTTGATATAGACCAAGGCCAAGCTAATAATCCTAACAATAACTCTAATCTTGTCAATAACTCTACTATAGGTGGTGGTATTGCTGGGAGAGATAATAAAGGGGATGTTATACACCACCATGCTCCTGACAAAAACCTAGCCGAAGCAGCAGCTGAAATTCAGCAACTTCTAAACCAACTATCCCAGACTAATTCCGCTAGTACTGAGATTGAGAAGTTAACAGTTGTAGCGAGGGCTGCTGAGGAAATCAAGAATAACCCAACCCTAAAAGCTAAGGTAGTCAATGCTATCAAAGCTGGAGGAGTGGAAGCTTTTAAGGAAGCGATAGACCATCCTTTAGTTAACATTTTGATGGCTACCATTGAAGGATGGACGGAAGTTTAG